Genomic window (Culex pipiens pallens isolate TS chromosome 3, TS_CPP_V2, whole genome shotgun sequence):
TTCCTTCTCGTCAACCGGGGAGGAAGCCTTGGCAAAAGTCAACACAAACTCGGCCTTGTTCTGGCGACCTTCGAACTCTGCTCCAAGATCCCACACAGAGACCAGGCTGTTGCGGATTCCGGCTCCCGCGTTCTTCAGGAACTGCTCCTGGCGACGCTGGCTAGCGGGCTTGAACACGAAGGGTTGGGCAAGATTCTTCTCGTTGTAGTATCCCTCAGACTGGTGACGAGCCTTCGGGTGCTTGATGTCAGAGGATGAGAAGTCTTCGGTTTCGTTGGCAGTGGTTTGTTGCAGCGAAAGCTTGATGTTCTTCACAGGGCTACGTTGAGCATCGTACCACAGGTTGAGCTGATGGTAGTGGCATGGTTGCGAAGCGTGCAGAGGGAACAGCAGAGCAGACATCAAATCGTGTTGCTGAATGTGCTCGACAATGTCTCCGAAAACGAGAGCAGGTTTGTCGTACTTGGCCTGGTAACGCAGAGCGACACCAGTCAACTGTTGTCCGATGGTACCTTCGACGGTCTTGGTGCGTCTCACAGCGTCGTGCAGAATCTGAGCGTTGGGGCTCTCGGCAATTGGGCGGATGTCGGTGATGTCCTTGTAGGCAGTGTACGGCCAGGAGCTAATGTGAGCCAGCAGAATATCCTTCTTGGGCTCCAACGGTTGAATGTTAAGCTCATACTCATTCTGGGCGTTATCCAGCTGAGCCTCCAATCGCAGAGGTGCGTGGATATGGTGCTTCTTCTGGAAACCGGCAATGTAACGCTGGTGATCGAACGGAGTGTTGAATCCAACCTTGGCATCGATCAATCGAGAGTACACAACATTCACATCGGCAGTAACGTTGGCAGACAGTGGGATATGAATATGTTCGTCGTTACCGTTTTCGGGATGTCCAGCTGGTTTTCTGGCCATATTGGGCATCGTCTCAGCGCTGGCATCAACTTCCAACTTAACCAGAGTAGGGGATTGCGTGCTGAAGGTGAATGGGAAGCCAGTTTCCAGGGGCATTGCCACGGTGACGAGTCCCTGCTGGTAAACCTTGGTGATGTTGACGCTCCAGTTCACTTCCAAATCCTTCATAAACTTCTTGATCACACGTGGGAGCTCATCAATGGTGTTGTTGTCAAAAGCAATCAGATGCGGAGCATTGAAAATCTCCAGCCACAGCTGTCCTTCAACCTGTTCGACATCTTCCGGATCGATATTCAGCAACTTGGCAATACGACCAGTAGACCACTTCTGTTCGGCCTTGTTGTCTTGCTTCTTCGATGCCTTCTCTTGCTTCTCGTTGGCTCGGCTTTGACGGGACTCCTGACGCCACTCCTTCTTCTGTTCCTCAACGGTCATAACCTTGTTGTCCAAAAGATCAAACAGGGCATCCATGTTGGACACAATGTAATGGTACGAGGACAGTCTCTTCAGACCACCCAGGTTCTCATGCCAGTGCAACCATGCTCCAGTTGGTACTGGGTGGTTATCGGAAGCAATCTGTCCGGCTTGGAGACGGTAGGAAATGTCCAACTCCTTCATGGCGTACTGTCTGAAGTGGGCGCTCGAGTATTGCAGACCGTATTCGTTGGGGTTCAGCATCTTGACGGCGGCACGGGCATTTTGAGCCAGTTCGGAGTCATCATCGAACTCGTCGGTGTTGGCAGCCGACTCGATGAGGCTCTTTACCAGAGCGCTGACCTGCGGGCTGTTGTTCTCATCGGTCTTCTCGGCCATACGCTGGAGCATGGCAACTGGCGGGGAAGTGCGCATCAACAGCATAGCCGCAGCGCAACGGACTTCATCGACATCGGCGTTGTTTTGGTAGACTCGGTACAGGACCGTGCGAGCCAGCTTCGGGAAGTTCTCAACCAGGCGGTCAAGCGACATGACGATGGCAAAACGTTGGAAGTTGGTGACGGGGATCTTACCCTCAAGGTAGGGCTCGAAAACGTTCAGAATTTCCGGATGTCCAAGGTTTCCAATGGCACGGATGTAGACTTGGATTCTCTCACTGTCGGCTTCCTGGACGGCTTCACGCAGTTGATGGGCCAGCCATGGGACGGCCTTGTGGGCAACGATCTTGTACTTGGAATCAGCCAGACGACCGAAGCTGTTGACCGGGTAGTAGTTCAGAGCGGATTGGTTGTTGACATGGGCACGGTTCAGGAAATCGCTGAAGGCAATCAGAGCGGTGGCATTGAGAGTTTCCTGGTGTTGGACAGCGGTGGACGTAGCCAGCAGGAAGAACTCGTGCATCAGGGTTTCAGTGGGGTAGCGAATACGCTTGGGCAGAGTGGCTACCACGGAAGCAGCTTCAATACCACGCAGTTTCTTCTCTTCGATGTACTGCTTGATGACCTTGAAAACTGGTGGGGTACCAGCTTCAGCCATAGCATCACGGAACACATTCCAGGCATCGCAACGGATGGCGAACTTCTCGCTATGTTTGTCTCCCTGCTGGCGTTCCTTTTCGGACACAAACAGCTTCTGGGCACAATCGTACAGCTCTTGGTGATCCATGGTACGGATCAGACGCGTCAGGTGGTTAAACTGAGCCAGGGTGTTGGACTTGGGAATGATGGACGGGTTCTGGAAGTCCTCGGCGATGGTCTTGACCAGCTGAGCGACAATACGAGGAGCATCGACATTGCGAGCGTTCTGGATGCTGCTGCCCTTGTAGCCAGTGGCGAACGGAAGCAGGGGGGCGGCGGGAGCATTATCAAGATCCTTCGGGGAAGGCTGGTAGTATTCTTCGCTGCTATCCAGAGATTCGGAAGATGATGAGGATGAGGAAGAGGACGACGACTTCGAGTCGGACGACGAGCTAGAGGAGCTTGACGAGCTTGACGACGAGGATGAGTTGTCGGCGAGGGTTCCATTTTTGCGATGTTCACGAGACTCCGAGGAACTGCTGGAAGAGCTGGACGAGCTGCTATCATCGGAGCTGCTCGAGTCCGAGGATGTGTCGTTATCGCGGCTCAAACGGTACTGGTCCATTTTGTAGGCTTCGTAGTATTTCTTCTCCTTTTGGGCGTTCAGATCACGACGGTTACGGGTCGAGCGTTCACGCTTTTCAACTTGCTTCAGCGCATCCTTGTGCTGTTCAGCGGGGCTGATCTTCTTGTTGTCCTTCTCTTCTGAGCTCGAGCTGGAGCTGGAGCTAGACGATTCCGAGCTGGAGGAGCTAGAGGAGCTAGAGGAAGAAGAAGAGTCCGAGGAAGAGCTAGAGTCCGACGATGAAGAAGACGAGCTGGAAGAGCTGCTGGAGCTTGAGCTGGAAGTTTCGTTTTCTGGGCGAGCCCAGTTGTTCTTATCTTCTGGCAGATTGTAGCTGTACACCAGACCAACGAAGACAGCACGATCTTCAGCTGGACCAACGGGTTCCTTTTGGGAGCGCTTGATTTGGTTCAGGGTAACGTTGACTTGGGCGAGGACCATAGCCTTTTCGGTATGGACCAGCGACGGGCTGACCAGGATCTTGCTGGTGGTGGAAGCCGACTGGATGGTGTGGTtgtggattttaccaacgacaAAGATCTGGCTGACAGCAGATTTGCTCAGAATGTTTCCCATTTGGTTGGTGTTGGGCTTGATGTCCGAAGCACCGGTGATTCCAAAGTGATATCCCATGCGGCGGTCGCAGTTGCTGAAGTTCTTGGCCTTGACAATCTCGAAGATCTCGTCATCCTGCTGCATGTACTGGGGCTGAGGGACCCACTCGTCGTGCGACTGGATTTTGTACTTGGGCAGAACGTTGACGTCGTACAGAGTTTCGCATTCGCCGGACACGGACGGTTCCATGGTCTTGTAGACGGCGTTGGCAGTTTCGTTTTCGGGCAGCTGGTTGTACTTGGACTTGATCAGGTTGGCACCGAACAAGTCAAGCTGCAGCTGGCTGACCCAGGACTTGAGGATGTTGACTTCGTGGTTGGGGACAGTCTTCTCGACGTACAGACCCTTGATGGCACCCTTCTTGTACTTGATACCGAACGGCTTCGAGCTCAACGGCATCGGCTTCCAGGTCAGCTTCAGGTCGGACAGTTCCGAACGGTGACCGTCGGCCAGATACTGGTTGAACTGGGCGTAGTGAGCTCGGTCGATGCGTCCGACGACGTATCCGTCGCTCTTCGGGTTGATGACCATCTTGGCGCGGGTCAGCACACCGGTCCACTGTTCGGTCACATCGGGCAGGGCGGTCATCGTCTTGGTGGTCACATTGTACCAGTACACTTGGTTCGGTTCCCAGGCGAGATTGTCGTGGAGGTAGTGCTTGGCACCGCCGTCCATCAACTTCTCGTAGCGCTGGGCAGCCTCATCGTAGCTTTGCGGTCTCTtgaactgctgctgctcggcAAAGCAGGTTCCCACTGGAAGAGATTGATTGTTCCGTTGAGGGACTGATTGGTTGGTTCGATCTGCACGGTTTGCTTACCCAGAACGATGAGAACAAACTTCCACCACATCATCACGAATCACACGAGGTATTCCTTCACAAAGTGCACTAGACAAGATTTGGattctttttttcacaaactgaCTGAAACTGTTCGAGTTGTTCTCCTTCGAATCGATGGAGACGACTGTGCCTGATCGTTGGCCACCGGGATCCTTTTAAAGGGATCAAAACGCTGAATGATCAATTTGGTTTCAATGCAAAGTCTTATCACCATTCAAAGGTATTGATAAGCCTTTTTTGTCGAATGCAACATAGTATCAGTATCAGTGTGAAAGATCTCCTTTCTTGGTATGAACTTAATTTTCTGCTTCATTGTGGATGGATTCGCGTCCCATTCACTGTTTCCAAAGTTGCAAGGAAACAACGATTTTCTCGCAGACAGAAACTATTTTCCGTCAATTAAACTCTGCATAAAGCTTCATTGCTTCGGGCTGCTCTTTACTTTGCAAAGTGGAG
Coding sequences:
- the LOC120413042 gene encoding vitellogenin-A1-like, with protein sequence MDGGAKHYLHDNLAWEPNQVYWYNVTTKTMTALPDVTEQWTGVLTRAKMVINPKSDGYVVGRIDRAHYAQFNQYLADGHRSELSDLKLTWKPMPLSSKPFGIKYKKGAIKGLYVEKTVPNHEVNILKSWVSQLQLDLFGANLIKSKYNQLPENETANAVYKTMEPSVSGECETLYDVNVLPKYKIQSHDEWVPQPQYMQQDDEIFEIVKAKNFSNCDRRMGYHFGITGASDIKPNTNQMGNILSKSAVSQIFVVGKIHNHTIQSASTTSKILVSPSLVHTEKAMVLAQVNVTLNQIKRSQKEPVGPAEDRAVFVGLVYSYNLPEDKNNWARPENETSSSSSSSSSSSSSSSSDSSSSSDSSSSSSSSSSSSSESSSSSSSSSSEEKDNKKISPAEQHKDALKQVEKRERSTRNRRDLNAQKEKKYYEAYKMDQYRLSRDNDTSSDSSSSDDSSSSSSSSSSSESREHRKNGTLADNSSSSSSSSSSSSSSSDSKSSSSSSSSSSSESLDSSEEYYQPSPKDLDNAPAAPLLPFATGYKGSSIQNARNVDAPRIVAQLVKTIAEDFQNPSIIPKSNTLAQFNHLTRLIRTMDHQELYDCAQKLFVSEKERQQGDKHSEKFAIRCDAWNVFRDAMAEAGTPPVFKVIKQYIEEKKLRGIEAASVVATLPKRIRYPTETLMHEFFLLATSTAVQHQETLNATALIAFSDFLNRAHVNNQSALNYYPVNSFGRLADSKYKIVAHKAVPWLAHQLREAVQEADSERIQVYIRAIGNLGHPEILNVFEPYLEGKIPVTNFQRFAIVMSLDRLVENFPKLARTVLYRVYQNNADVDEVRCAAAMLLMRTSPPVAMLQRMAEKTDENNSPQVSALVKSLIESAANTDEFDDDSELAQNARAAVKMLNPNEYGLQYSSAHFRQYAMKELDISYRLQAGQIASDNHPVPTGAWLHWHENLGGLKRLSSYHYIVSNMDALFDLLDNKVMTVEEQKKEWRQESRQSRANEKQEKASKKQDNKAEQKWSTGRIAKLLNIDPEDVEQVEGQLWLEIFNAPHLIAFDNNTIDELPRVIKKFMKDLEVNWSVNITKVYQQGLVTVAMPLETGFPFTFSTQSPTLVKLEVDASAETMPNMARKPAGHPENGNDEHIHIPLSANVTADVNVVYSRLIDAKVGFNTPFDHQRYIAGFQKKHHIHAPLRLEAQLDNAQNEYELNIQPLEPKKDILLAHISSWPYTAYKDITDIRPIAESPNAQILHDAVRRTKTVEGTIGQQLTGVALRYQAKYDKPALVFGDIVEHIQQHDLMSALLFPLHASQPCHYHQLNLWYDAQRSPVKNIKLSLQQTTANETEDFSSSDIKHPKARHQSEGYYNEKNLAQPFVFKPASQRRQEQFLKNAGAGIRNSLVSVWDLGAEFEGRQNKAEFVLTFAKASSPVDEKERTLVFASASPYIAVGSKKQHQACLSLTEKYPSVPMLNYITALQNDVTSEIDLELSFGEKCAGGAQVSVNGKLRQTDLWRETLRSSAIGRKCKNQMAEGYFALPECQNATRLASALDHYTFDIEFKEIPSSVRNMTNKALNWVQSAVITRWEEDCVSHKGKEGKAQLKIELSPRVSHINVTLATPNRKIEIENLPVENEWMKSLVLVHPDLAWNERLASYAYNGEMNPSCVVAPKYVDTFDGRTYDYETGTCWHVAMHTVKPELEVSPEHSHFYASDVEQRWSNGFDEHEQITVLTRTVENNQQHLKVVLGQQEQWDYNIDIVPNGAQLPIVYVNDEPLQVHDKYTIPMYTADEGEQPLVRVHALAGKELVVDIRDGQIVIVCDGYRAQILTGQTFYDNTVGLCGTNNKQEEDDFITPQQCVMRKPEYFAASWAVTGQNCTGPAKAFAIASQQKQKEACLKVEYMYGNVVSDVEAGRKRYRYYNHNVDSSSSSESDSSSSSSSSESSESNSKSDSSSSSSSSGSSSSSESKEHNPAKQKYSGKECDIVHQVQYVERGNEICFSKRPLPTCNSRCKAIEVVNKYFDYHCRSLEDSIGQMWKEQIRKGVNPDISAKSMSKTIKMAAPKKCVYIQ